A segment of the Desulfuromonadaceae bacterium genome:
TTTGTAGAGAAACTCTGCGCTTTCACTCAGAGTTAAAAATCCGTGTGCAAACCCTGCCGGGATAAACATCTGGCGTTTATTTTCGGCGGAAAGAATGGCACTGACCCAGCGACCAAAGGTCGATGAGCTCTTGCGCAGATCGACAGCAACATCGCACACTTCTCCGGCGACAACACGCACCAGCTTCCCCTGCGACCGGGGAGGCAACTGATAGTGCAGTCCGCGCAGTACCCCGCAGGACGATTTCGAATGATTATCCTGCACAAAAACATCCGTCAATCCGGTCGCGGCTATCCAGCCCTGCTGATTGAAACTCTCGAAAAAGAACCCACGATCATCACCGAAAACGCGCGGTTCGATAATCAATACGTCAGGGATAATCGACTTAACCACCTTCATCCTAAAATTCTCCCTGCAGAATCATTTCCAGATATTCACGGTAACTGGACTTTGGCGTATCCTTGATAATTTCTTTAAATCGGCCAATATCGATATATCCCTTGCGCAGGGCCACCTCTTCGAGACAGGCGATCTTCAGCCCCTGACGCGCCTCAAGTGTGCCGATAAAATGGCTTGCTTCAAGCAGGCTCATATGGGTGCCGGTATCGAGCCAGGCGATACCGCGACCGAGTTTCTCCACCATTAACTGATGACGGCGCAAGTAGATGAGGTTCAGATCGGTAATTTCCAGCTCGCCGCGCGCTGAGGGTTTCATCCCCTTGGTCAGCTCAACAACATGCTCATCATACAGGTAAAGTCCCGGAACAGCATAATGCGATTTCGGTTTTT
Coding sequences within it:
- the rfbC gene encoding dTDP-4-dehydrorhamnose 3,5-epimerase → MKVVKSIIPDVLIIEPRVFGDDRGFFFESFNQQGWIAATGLTDVFVQDNHSKSSCGVLRGLHYQLPPRSQGKLVRVVAGEVCDVAVDLRKSSSTFGRWVSAILSAENKRQMFIPAGFAHGFLTLSESAEFLYKTTDYYAPEYERSIAWNDPTLQIDWPKVADGPLLAAKDAVAPLFSDAELFA